Proteins from a single region of Pseudomonas fulva:
- a CDS encoding DUF4142 domain-containing protein codes for MKRTGVLISATAALLLGFAGLAQAADKVSANDFAEEASAKGIAEIETSKLALEKGSHAEVKKFAQTMIDDHTRANDELKALAEKKNLQVSDDAELMNKAKAMILQVRDGENFDKAYANNQVVAHEQAIELYQKAAASDDAEVSAWAKKTLPKLEHHLEMAKELQSQTRQ; via the coding sequence ATGAAACGCACAGGTGTATTGATCAGCGCAACCGCCGCCCTGCTCTTGGGCTTCGCCGGCCTTGCCCAGGCGGCCGACAAGGTCAGCGCCAACGACTTCGCCGAAGAAGCGTCGGCCAAAGGCATCGCCGAAATCGAGACCAGCAAGCTGGCACTCGAGAAAGGCAGCCATGCCGAAGTCAAGAAATTCGCCCAAACCATGATCGATGATCACACTCGTGCCAACGATGAGCTCAAGGCACTGGCCGAGAAGAAGAACCTTCAGGTCTCCGATGACGCCGAGCTGATGAACAAGGCCAAGGCCATGATTCTGCAGGTACGCGACGGCGAGAATTTCGACAAGGCCTACGCGAACAACCAGGTAGTCGCCCACGAACAGGCCATCGAGCTGTACCAGAAGGCGGCAGCCTCGGATGATGCCGAAGTCAGCGCCTGGGCCAAGAAAACCCTGCCCAAGCTGGAGCATCACCTGGAGATGGCCAAAGAGCTGCAAAGCCAGACTCGCCAGTAA
- a CDS encoding iron-containing redox enzyme family protein, whose translation MTTLMPIFTTSSQSCNFLQAGPARTLYERLLQPELDEGALNEARSFLDGQLAKAQALPCDVPEQPEALLDWMRSAALRTTEAYGQYLQERRQGAPRRYFHDRAHALYFLRHVAPTKLVDGAWLYGLLRHWQELRLRPLLRTYLEELGDGVPAMNHVVLYKQLLAQHGCDELAELEDEHFLQGAQQLALGHLADDYLPEVIGYNLGYEQLPLHLLITSYELTELDVDPYYFQLHVTIDNASTGHAQKAVQAVLENLPVVGDRDAFYRRVIRGYQLNDLGIGSTAVIAAFDLEDEVCAMLERKREVATQVHSDYCRIEGRTVNEWLSEPGQVRAFLEALQKRGWIRRDEDPQNSRFWQLVQGDRAAMFGVFSSYELQLLHDWIAGSWAPARTRGRPRRRPAAAGGEQAMGLDDEAQALHAALRGMPAQQQASKLIELMSPASHFTPAGLLATRLFNAYLQ comes from the coding sequence ATGACGACTTTGATGCCGATCTTCACCACGTCCAGCCAAAGCTGCAATTTCCTTCAGGCCGGTCCCGCTCGCACGCTGTACGAGCGTCTTTTGCAACCCGAGCTGGACGAGGGCGCGCTGAACGAGGCGCGCAGCTTCCTGGACGGCCAGCTGGCCAAGGCCCAGGCGTTGCCTTGCGACGTGCCTGAGCAGCCCGAAGCGCTGCTGGACTGGATGCGTAGTGCCGCGCTGCGCACCACCGAGGCCTATGGGCAGTACCTGCAGGAGCGGCGCCAGGGTGCGCCACGGCGGTACTTCCACGATCGCGCCCATGCCCTGTATTTCCTGCGTCACGTCGCGCCCACCAAGCTGGTGGATGGGGCCTGGCTGTACGGGTTGCTCCGGCATTGGCAGGAGCTGCGCCTGCGTCCTCTGCTGCGTACCTACCTCGAAGAACTGGGCGACGGCGTTCCGGCCATGAACCACGTGGTGCTCTACAAGCAACTGCTGGCTCAGCATGGCTGTGACGAACTGGCCGAACTGGAAGACGAGCACTTTCTGCAGGGTGCCCAGCAACTGGCGCTGGGGCATCTGGCCGATGATTACCTGCCCGAGGTGATCGGCTACAACCTGGGCTACGAACAGCTGCCGTTGCACCTGCTGATCACCAGCTACGAGCTCACCGAGCTGGATGTCGATCCCTATTACTTCCAGTTGCACGTGACCATCGACAATGCCAGTACCGGCCATGCCCAGAAAGCCGTGCAGGCGGTGCTGGAAAACCTGCCGGTGGTTGGCGATCGGGATGCGTTCTACCGCCGCGTGATACGTGGCTACCAGCTCAACGACCTGGGCATCGGCTCTACCGCGGTGATCGCCGCCTTCGATCTCGAAGACGAGGTGTGCGCCATGCTCGAGCGCAAGCGCGAGGTGGCCACCCAGGTGCACTCCGATTACTGCCGAATCGAAGGGCGCACCGTCAATGAATGGCTCAGCGAGCCCGGTCAGGTGCGTGCCTTTCTCGAAGCCCTGCAGAAGCGTGGTTGGATCCGCCGCGACGAGGACCCGCAGAACAGTCGCTTCTGGCAGCTGGTACAGGGCGATCGAGCCGCCATGTTCGGTGTGTTCAGCAGCTATGAGCTGCAGTTGCTGCATGACTGGATCGCCGGTAGCTGGGCGCCAGCGCGCACCCGTGGTCGTCCACGTCGCCGTCCGGCAGCGGCGGGCGGCGAACAGGCCATGGGCCTGGACGACGAAGCCCAGGCGCTGCATGCGGCACTGCGCGGCATGCCGGCTCAACAGCAGGCCAGCAAGCTGATCGAGCTGATGTCGCCCGCCAGCCATTTCACGCCGGCAGGGCTGCTGGCCACGCGCCTGTTCAACGCCTATCTCCAATAA
- a CDS encoding manganese catalase family protein, with translation MFVHNKRLQYTVRVAGPNPGLANLLLEQFGGPQGELAAAMRYFTQGLAEDDAGRKDLLLDIATEELSHLEIIGSIVGMLNKGAKGDLAEAVEEEAALYRSLTEGGNDSHITSLLYGGGPALTNSAGVPWTAAYIDTIGEPTADFRSNIAAEARAKIVYERLINVTDDPGIKDALAFLMTRELAHQKSFEKALHAIQPNFPQGKLPGVPEFTSVYFNMSQGDEDRRGPWNEGDQWEFVADPQPAVDGGDGTAQVMLPAKQAETLLQMAKRTASDPTLDSITGADLGSGAARKPE, from the coding sequence ATGTTCGTACATAACAAGCGATTGCAATACACGGTAAGAGTTGCCGGCCCCAATCCGGGCCTGGCAAATTTGCTGCTCGAACAATTCGGCGGCCCTCAGGGCGAACTGGCTGCAGCCATGCGTTATTTCACCCAAGGCCTGGCCGAAGACGATGCAGGCCGCAAGGATCTGCTGCTGGACATCGCCACCGAAGAACTCAGCCACCTGGAAATCATCGGTTCGATCGTCGGCATGCTCAACAAGGGTGCCAAGGGTGATCTGGCCGAGGCCGTGGAAGAGGAGGCGGCGCTGTACCGCTCGCTGACCGAGGGCGGCAACGACTCGCACATCACCTCGCTGCTGTACGGCGGTGGCCCGGCGCTGACCAATTCCGCCGGGGTGCCCTGGACAGCGGCCTACATCGACACCATCGGCGAGCCGACGGCGGATTTCCGTTCCAATATCGCCGCCGAAGCCCGGGCCAAGATCGTCTACGAGCGGCTGATCAACGTGACCGATGACCCGGGCATCAAGGATGCGCTGGCGTTCCTGATGACCCGTGAGCTGGCGCACCAGAAGTCCTTCGAGAAGGCGCTGCATGCCATCCAGCCGAACTTCCCGCAAGGCAAGCTGCCGGGCGTGCCGGAGTTCACCAGTGTGTACTTCAACATGTCCCAGGGTGACGAGGATCGCCGTGGGCCGTGGAACGAGGGTGATCAGTGGGAGTTCGTCGCCGATCCGCAACCGGCGGTCGATGGTGGCGATGGCACCGCCCAGGTCATGCTGCCGGCCAAGCAGGCTGAAACCCTGCTGCAGATGGCCAAGCGCACCGCTTCGGATCCGACGCTGGATTCGATCACCGGTGCTGACCTCGGCTCGGGCGCAGCGCGCAAACCCGAGTAA
- a CDS encoding ABC transporter substrate-binding protein, with protein MNNLLRGVALLLCLLPGLARAEPRVVALSWEATEHLLKLDITPVAVADADRYRAQVARPPLPARVPSAGSLRAPDLEQLAAFKPDLIVIGEPLEGMRAQLARFAPVTAYGSLSQEHDSYLVARDDYLALAQRFGREDHALRELAAMQVQVDELHRQLVEHFRGHLPKVVVIRFTSPDTVRVDGGDSMIDHALQQLHLQSAYPQPREAVVPVQALASIEEGVVLYIEPFAGQAQLFATREWRAMPFVRADRFAAMPDTWAHGGVFSIQYLAEAIAKALLSLPAP; from the coding sequence ATGAACAATCTGTTGCGTGGTGTCGCGTTGCTGCTGTGCCTGCTGCCGGGCCTGGCCCGGGCCGAGCCGCGGGTGGTGGCGCTGAGCTGGGAGGCCACCGAACACCTGCTCAAGCTCGATATCACGCCGGTCGCCGTGGCCGATGCCGATCGCTACCGCGCCCAGGTGGCGCGCCCGCCGTTACCGGCCCGGGTGCCCAGCGCGGGATCGCTGCGCGCGCCGGATCTCGAACAACTGGCCGCTTTCAAGCCGGATCTGATCGTCATCGGCGAGCCGCTGGAAGGCATGCGCGCGCAGCTGGCGCGCTTTGCCCCGGTCACCGCCTATGGCAGCCTGTCCCAGGAACACGACAGTTACCTGGTCGCCCGTGACGACTATCTGGCCCTGGCCCAGCGCTTCGGCCGTGAGGATCATGCGCTGCGCGAATTGGCGGCCATGCAGGTGCAGGTCGATGAACTGCATCGCCAACTGGTCGAACATTTTCGCGGGCACCTGCCCAAGGTCGTGGTGATCCGCTTCACCTCGCCGGATACGGTGCGTGTCGATGGCGGCGACTCGATGATCGACCACGCCCTGCAGCAGCTGCACCTGCAGTCCGCCTACCCGCAACCGCGCGAGGCGGTGGTGCCGGTGCAGGCCCTGGCGAGCATCGAGGAGGGCGTGGTGCTGTATATCGAGCCGTTCGCCGGGCAGGCGCAGCTGTTCGCCACGCGCGAATGGCGGGCCATGCCCTTCGTGCGCGCCGACCGCTTCGCGGCGATGCCCGACACCTGGGCCCACGGCGGCGTGTTTTCCATCCAGTACCTGGCCGAGGCCATCGCCAAGGCCCTGCTGAGCCTGCCGGCGCCCTGA
- a CDS encoding ferritin-like domain-containing protein, translated as MTTKRENLVSWLRDAHAMEQQAEQMLTAQKERLHNYPKLRTRIEKHIEETVGQREALERALTRLGSEPSTLKDFSGKLMAFGQAMGGMVMSDEVVKGAMSGYVFETLEIASYTVLITAAKAVGDTQTQQDCETILQQEIAMAEWLREHLPELSQAFLDRSDTPGLEAKR; from the coding sequence ATGACCACGAAACGCGAAAACCTGGTGAGCTGGCTACGCGATGCCCATGCCATGGAACAACAAGCGGAGCAGATGCTGACAGCACAAAAAGAGCGCCTGCATAATTATCCGAAGTTGCGCACGCGCATCGAAAAACATATCGAAGAAACGGTGGGCCAGCGCGAGGCCCTGGAACGGGCATTGACTCGCCTCGGTAGCGAGCCCTCCACCTTGAAGGATTTCAGCGGCAAGCTGATGGCGTTCGGCCAGGCCATGGGTGGCATGGTCATGAGCGACGAGGTCGTCAAAGGGGCCATGTCGGGTTATGTCTTCGAGACCCTGGAAATCGCCTCTTACACGGTATTGATCACGGCCGCCAAGGCCGTGGGTGATACCCAGACCCAGCAGGACTGCGAAACCATCCTGCAGCAGGAAATCGCCATGGCCGAATGGCTGCGCGAACACCTGCCGGAATTGAGCCAGGCCTTTCTGGATCGCTCCGACACGCCTGGCCTGGAGGCCAAGCGCTAG
- a CDS encoding OBAP family protein has product MIARMGLALLPFLAIVPLSGCIATKSHSNVGVEGAPARADTRLLEAGAAALQSHPPVAALNAYLDGFHFYNGRQDAQMEAHHYCSVLSEELIQCVIYDGNVKDAKLMGVEYIISEQLFKTLPEEEKTLWHSHVHEVKSGQLVAPGIPETAEHALMRKLVRTYGKTWHTWHTDQKKSLPLGVPQLMMGFTADGQADPRMVEERDRRFGIDSAKKRQNRADIERPAVLPGADAWQKGKVFQIEDPTGAHVHH; this is encoded by the coding sequence ATGATCGCGCGAATGGGCCTGGCGCTGCTGCCCTTTTTGGCCATTGTGCCGCTGAGCGGCTGCATCGCCACCAAGAGTCATTCCAACGTCGGCGTCGAAGGCGCCCCGGCCAGAGCCGATACCCGTTTGCTGGAAGCGGGCGCCGCGGCGCTGCAATCCCATCCCCCCGTCGCCGCGCTGAACGCCTACCTCGACGGCTTCCACTTCTACAACGGCAGGCAGGACGCGCAGATGGAAGCCCACCATTACTGCTCCGTGCTCAGCGAAGAACTGATTCAGTGCGTGATCTACGACGGCAACGTCAAGGACGCCAAGCTGATGGGCGTCGAGTACATCATCAGCGAACAGCTGTTCAAGACCCTGCCCGAAGAGGAAAAGACGCTCTGGCACAGCCACGTGCATGAGGTGAAGTCGGGCCAGCTGGTGGCCCCCGGCATTCCCGAGACCGCCGAGCATGCGCTGATGCGCAAGCTGGTACGCACCTACGGCAAGACCTGGCACACCTGGCATACCGATCAGAAGAAGAGCCTGCCACTCGGCGTGCCGCAGCTGATGATGGGCTTCACCGCCGATGGCCAGGCGGATCCACGCATGGTCGAGGAGCGCGACCGGCGCTTTGGCATCGACAGTGCGAAAAAACGCCAGAACCGCGCCGACATCGAACGACCCGCGGTGCTCCCCGGTGCCGATGCCTGGCAGAAGGGCAAGGTGTTCCAGATCGAAGACCCCACCGGTGCCCATGTCCATCATTGA
- a CDS encoding bifunctional hydroxymethylpyrimidine kinase/phosphomethylpyrimidine kinase yields the protein MIDFGLPDYPRSTARLAPSRPVVLCLSGHDPSGGAGLQADIEALLAQGCHAAPAVTALTVQDTVDVSDFRVLDRDWVLAQAHAVIADMPVAAVKLGMLGSVEMVDTVLMIMDQLPGVPLVCDPVLRAGGGGALGKEDVGFAMRERLFAVSTIATPNLPEARILAELPDGSADQCAEKLLPYIEHLLITGGHGDESEVHNRLYLRDGSRHDFTCARLPGSYHGSGCTLASTLAGRLALGQDLIGAVKTALDYTWRTLRDAEQPGRGQFVPRRLPLDFS from the coding sequence ATGATCGACTTTGGCCTCCCCGATTACCCCCGCAGCACCGCCCGCCTCGCCCCGTCGCGTCCGGTGGTGCTGTGCCTGTCCGGCCATGACCCGAGCGGCGGCGCCGGCCTACAGGCCGACATCGAAGCGCTGCTCGCCCAGGGCTGCCACGCGGCCCCGGCGGTCACCGCACTGACCGTGCAGGACACCGTCGACGTCAGCGACTTCAGGGTGCTCGACCGTGACTGGGTACTGGCCCAGGCCCATGCGGTGATCGCCGACATGCCGGTGGCGGCGGTCAAGCTGGGCATGCTCGGTTCGGTGGAGATGGTCGACACCGTGCTGATGATCATGGACCAGCTGCCCGGTGTGCCGCTGGTCTGCGACCCGGTACTGCGCGCCGGTGGCGGCGGCGCCCTGGGCAAGGAGGACGTCGGCTTCGCCATGCGCGAGCGGCTGTTCGCCGTTTCCACCATCGCCACACCGAACCTGCCCGAAGCGCGCATCCTCGCCGAACTGCCCGATGGCAGCGCTGATCAGTGCGCCGAGAAGCTGCTGCCCTATATCGAGCACTTGCTGATCACCGGCGGCCACGGCGACGAAAGCGAAGTACACAACCGCCTGTACCTGCGCGATGGCAGCCGCCACGATTTCACCTGCGCGCGCCTGCCCGGCAGCTATCACGGCTCGGGCTGCACTCTGGCCAGCACCCTGGCCGGCCGCCTAGCGCTCGGCCAGGACCTGATCGGCGCGGTGAAAACCGCCCTGGATTACACCTGGCGCACCCTGCGCGACGCCGAACAACCCGGCCGCGGCCAGTTCGTGCCGCGCCGTCTGCCGCTGGATTTCAGCTGA
- a CDS encoding hybrid sensor histidine kinase/response regulator, with the protein MRFFLILLLALCPLLASAASPAVFDERTRVLPLGEHMAVFEDVRGDKTIDDITSSALQGSFRQHDKAVLNAGYSRSAFWLRIDLQYRPRATASGNPQSWLLELAYPPLDHLELYEEGADGRFHLSHRTGDALPFSSREIRQNNYLFTLDFQPEQVRRVYLRLESQGSIQAPLSLWSPAAYLEEQPARIYVLGIIYGVLLVMLIYNLFIFISVRDTSYLYYIFYIASFGLYQVSVNGAGIEFLWPDSPWWANAATPFLIGATALFGCQFARSFLHTREHSPWVDRSLLLLMLWGVLVMVLALCATYALSLRLATVLALVFTLVVPIAGALAWWRGMRVARYFLIAWAAFLLGGVVNTLMVLGYLPNVFLTMYASQIGSAIEVALLSLALADRINAMKEERARILQSASAKLEALNHELADSNRLKDDFLATVTHELRTPMNGVIGSLELMQTLRLDPEAEQYQKTATRSARDMMQMVNDILALTELQAGRLYPRRETFSLRGLFDGLCASFEGRARGKGLDFKLDLDERLPDTVEGDGQKLAQALGYLLDNAIKFTSVGTVRLRVRGAAQAAADSLPLSIEVIDAGIGLENVRETDLYRRFHQLDTSMTREYGGLGIGLSICRQLVDLLGGSLAYEPNRAGAGGSIFRLDLTLALPVQKPAEQPTVRRSAGTAVRAPEQCTVLVVEDNAINQLVIRGMLLKLGYRVRTADNGNEALEYLQRETIDAVLLDCQMPVMDGFATCRALRQLPACAELPVLAITAHSQSGDRERCLAAGMSDYLAKPVKFDELRVLLHDWVLCRTA; encoded by the coding sequence ATGCGTTTCTTCCTGATCCTTCTCCTGGCGCTGTGTCCGCTGCTGGCCAGTGCCGCCAGCCCGGCGGTCTTCGACGAGCGCACCCGCGTCTTGCCGCTCGGCGAGCACATGGCGGTGTTCGAGGACGTGCGCGGCGACAAGACCATCGATGACATCACGTCCAGCGCCCTGCAGGGCAGCTTCCGGCAGCACGACAAGGCGGTGCTGAACGCCGGGTATTCGCGCTCGGCGTTCTGGCTGCGCATCGATCTGCAGTATCGGCCCCGCGCCACGGCCAGCGGCAATCCGCAAAGCTGGCTGCTGGAACTGGCCTATCCGCCGCTGGACCACCTGGAGCTCTACGAAGAGGGCGCCGATGGCCGCTTTCACCTCAGCCATCGCACCGGCGATGCCTTGCCCTTCTCCAGTCGCGAAATCCGCCAGAACAATTACCTGTTCACCCTCGACTTCCAGCCCGAGCAGGTGCGTCGCGTCTACCTGCGCCTGGAAAGCCAGGGTTCGATCCAGGCGCCGCTGAGCCTGTGGTCGCCGGCCGCCTACCTGGAGGAGCAGCCGGCGCGCATCTACGTGCTGGGCATCATCTACGGCGTGTTGCTGGTGATGCTGATCTACAACCTGTTCATCTTCATCAGCGTGCGCGACACCAGCTACCTGTATTACATCTTCTACATCGCCTCGTTCGGCCTGTATCAGGTGTCGGTCAATGGCGCCGGCATCGAGTTCCTGTGGCCCGACAGCCCCTGGTGGGCCAACGCGGCTACGCCGTTCCTGATTGGTGCGACGGCGTTGTTCGGCTGCCAGTTCGCGCGCAGCTTCCTGCACACCCGCGAGCACAGCCCCTGGGTGGACCGCAGCCTGTTGTTGCTGATGCTCTGGGGCGTGCTGGTGATGGTGTTGGCACTGTGCGCCACCTATGCCTTGTCGCTGCGCCTGGCCACCGTGCTGGCCCTGGTGTTCACCCTGGTGGTGCCCATCGCCGGCGCACTGGCCTGGTGGCGCGGCATGCGGGTGGCGCGCTACTTCCTGATCGCCTGGGCGGCGTTCCTGCTCGGCGGCGTGGTCAACACGCTGATGGTGCTCGGCTACCTGCCCAACGTGTTCCTGACCATGTACGCCAGCCAGATCGGCAGCGCCATCGAGGTGGCGTTGCTGTCACTGGCCCTGGCCGACCGCATCAATGCCATGAAGGAGGAGCGTGCGCGCATCCTGCAGAGTGCCAGTGCCAAGCTGGAGGCGCTCAATCACGAGCTGGCCGACAGCAACCGCCTCAAGGATGACTTCCTGGCCACCGTGACCCATGAGCTGCGCACGCCGATGAACGGCGTGATCGGCTCGCTGGAGCTGATGCAGACCCTGCGTCTGGATCCCGAGGCGGAGCAGTACCAGAAGACCGCGACCCGCTCGGCGCGGGACATGATGCAGATGGTCAACGACATCCTCGCCCTCACCGAGCTGCAGGCCGGCCGGCTCTATCCGCGGCGGGAAACCTTCAGCCTGCGCGGGCTGTTCGACGGCCTGTGCGCGAGTTTCGAAGGCCGCGCCCGGGGCAAGGGCCTGGATTTCAAGCTGGACCTCGACGAGCGCCTGCCCGATACGGTCGAAGGCGACGGCCAGAAGCTGGCCCAGGCGCTGGGCTACCTGCTCGACAATGCCATCAAGTTCACCTCGGTGGGCACGGTGCGCCTGCGGGTACGCGGCGCGGCTCAGGCTGCAGCGGACAGCCTGCCGCTGAGCATCGAGGTGATCGATGCCGGCATCGGCCTGGAGAATGTCCGGGAAACCGACCTGTACCGTCGTTTCCATCAGCTCGACACCTCGATGACCCGCGAATACGGCGGCTTGGGCATTGGCTTGAGCATCTGTCGCCAGCTGGTCGACCTGCTCGGTGGCAGCCTCGCCTACGAGCCCAATCGTGCCGGTGCGGGCGGCAGTATCTTTCGTCTCGACCTGACCCTGGCGCTGCCCGTGCAAAAGCCCGCCGAGCAGCCGACGGTACGGCGCAGCGCCGGCACTGCGGTACGCGCGCCGGAGCAGTGCACGGTGCTGGTGGTCGAGGACAACGCCATCAACCAGTTGGTGATCCGCGGCATGCTGCTCAAGCTCGGCTACCGCGTGCGCACCGCGGACAATGGCAACGAAGCGCTGGAGTACCTGCAGCGTGAGACCATCGACGCGGTGCTGCTCGATTGCCAGATGCCGGTGATGGACGGCTTCGCCACCTGCCGCGCCCTGCGCCAGTTGCCCGCCTGCGCCGAGCTGCCGGTGCTGGCGATCACCGCCCACAGCCAATCGGGTGACCGCGAACGTTGCCTGGCAGCGGGGATGAGTGATTACCTGGCCAAGCCGGTGAAGTTCGACGAGCTGCGCGTGCTGCTGCACGACTGGGTGTTGTGCCGCACGGCCTGA
- a CDS encoding methyltransferase: protein MHSEQNTLQQQALLSLGQTLEQKGYRFITGTPLTHERVNGRPENRQAHDLAGVFGWSRPFQAQVVGDELLELMRAGGVLQQQGAQLSSAVRWSSLGGKLFVHSRYPTVQADAVFFGPDTYRFVRAIDAFLGMPSTAVVSRAVDICCGAGPGALCIAQARPAAQVLAVDINPRALEFTRINAALAGASNVEARYSDLLKNVDGEFDLIVANPPYMLDADSRAYRDGGGELGAGLSEAIVEAALGRLAPGGSLLLYTGVAMTAAGDPFLAYVERTLGDPALAWRYEEMDPDVFGEELLKPGYEQVERIAAVVLTVTRTAG, encoded by the coding sequence ATGCACAGCGAGCAAAACACCCTACAACAGCAGGCGCTATTGAGCCTTGGCCAGACTCTCGAGCAGAAGGGCTATCGATTTATCACCGGTACGCCGTTGACCCACGAACGGGTCAACGGCCGCCCGGAAAACCGGCAGGCCCATGACCTGGCCGGCGTATTCGGCTGGAGCCGACCGTTCCAGGCACAGGTGGTGGGGGACGAGCTGCTCGAGTTGATGCGTGCCGGTGGCGTGCTGCAGCAACAGGGCGCGCAGCTGTCCAGCGCGGTGCGCTGGTCCAGCCTGGGAGGCAAGCTGTTTGTGCACTCCCGCTACCCGACCGTGCAGGCCGACGCCGTGTTCTTCGGGCCCGACACCTACCGATTCGTGCGCGCCATCGATGCCTTTCTCGGTATGCCGTCGACTGCAGTGGTGTCGCGGGCAGTGGATATCTGCTGTGGCGCCGGGCCGGGTGCCCTGTGCATCGCCCAGGCGCGACCGGCTGCCCAGGTGCTGGCGGTGGATATCAATCCCCGGGCACTGGAATTCACCCGTATCAACGCGGCGCTGGCCGGGGCGAGCAACGTTGAGGCGCGTTACAGCGACCTGCTGAAAAACGTCGACGGCGAGTTCGATCTGATCGTCGCCAACCCACCCTACATGCTCGATGCCGACAGCCGGGCCTACCGCGATGGTGGCGGTGAGCTGGGGGCCGGGCTCTCCGAAGCCATCGTCGAGGCGGCGCTCGGCCGCCTGGCCCCCGGTGGCAGCCTGCTGCTGTATACGGGCGTGGCGATGACCGCGGCCGGGGATCCGTTTCTGGCCTACGTCGAACGCACCCTGGGCGATCCGGCACTGGCCTGGCGGTACGAGGAGATGGACCCGGACGTGTTCGGCGAGGAATTGCTCAAGCCCGGCTATGAGCAGGTCGAACGCATCGCCGCGGTGGTGCTGACCGTTACCCGCACGGCAGGGTGA
- the dapC gene encoding succinyldiaminopimelate transaminase, translating into MNHALAQLQPYPFEKLRALLAGVTPAADRSPIALSIGEPKHRSPAFVAQALTDNLDQMAVYPTTQGIPALREAIATWCARRFRVPAGWLDAARHVLPVNGTREALFAFTQTVAQRDVDGLVVSPNPFYQIYEGAALLAGTQPHYLPCLAEHGFNPDFDAVAAEVWQRCQILFLCSPGNPTGALIPLDTLKKLITLADQYDFVIAADECYSELYFDEENPPPGLLTACAELGRSDFKRCVVFHSLSKRSNLPGLRSGFVAGDAEILKAFLLYRTYHGCAMPVQTQLASIAAWQDEEHVRANRDLYREKFDAVLAILQDVMDVQRPDGGFYLWARTPGDDAEFTRALFAREHVTVVPGSYLSRDVEGFNPGAGRVRMALVAPLAECVEAAQRIRRFIETA; encoded by the coding sequence ATGAACCACGCCCTCGCCCAGCTGCAGCCCTACCCTTTCGAAAAACTGCGTGCCCTGCTCGCCGGCGTCACCCCGGCGGCGGATCGCTCGCCCATCGCCCTGTCGATCGGCGAACCCAAGCACCGCTCGCCGGCCTTCGTGGCCCAGGCACTGACCGACAACCTCGACCAGATGGCCGTCTACCCCACCACCCAGGGCATCCCGGCGTTGCGCGAGGCCATCGCCACCTGGTGCGCACGGCGCTTCAGGGTGCCGGCCGGCTGGCTGGACGCTGCGCGCCATGTGCTGCCGGTCAACGGCACCCGAGAGGCATTGTTCGCCTTCACCCAGACCGTGGCACAGCGCGACGTCGATGGCCTGGTGGTCAGCCCCAATCCGTTCTATCAGATCTATGAAGGCGCAGCCCTGCTCGCCGGCACCCAGCCCCACTACCTGCCGTGCCTGGCCGAACACGGCTTCAATCCGGATTTCGACGCGGTAGCAGCCGAGGTATGGCAGCGCTGCCAGATCCTCTTCCTGTGTTCGCCCGGCAACCCGACCGGCGCCCTGATCCCGCTGGACACCCTCAAGAAGCTGATCACCCTGGCCGACCAGTACGACTTCGTGATCGCCGCCGACGAGTGCTACAGCGAGCTGTACTTCGACGAGGAAAACCCGCCGCCCGGCCTGCTGACCGCCTGCGCCGAGCTGGGCCGCAGCGACTTCAAGCGCTGCGTGGTGTTCCACAGCCTGTCCAAGCGTTCCAACCTGCCCGGGCTGCGCTCGGGGTTCGTGGCCGGTGATGCGGAGATTCTCAAGGCCTTCCTGCTGTACCGCACCTACCACGGCTGCGCCATGCCGGTTCAGACCCAGCTGGCCAGCATCGCCGCCTGGCAGGACGAAGAGCACGTACGCGCCAACCGCGACCTGTACCGCGAGAAGTTCGACGCCGTGCTGGCGATTCTCCAGGACGTGATGGACGTGCAACGCCCGGACGGCGGCTTCTACCTGTGGGCCAGGACGCCAGGCGATGATGCCGAGTTCACCCGGGCATTGTTCGCCAGGGAACATGTCACCGTGGTGCCGGGCTCCTACCTGTCCCGCGATGTGGAGGGTTTCAACCCGGGCGCCGGGCGGGTACGCATGGCACTGGTCGCACCGTTGGCGGAGTGCGTGGAAGCGGCGCAGCGCATTCGCCGCTTTATCGAAACCGCCTGA